CATAAGTTAACGAAGGGTAAAAGATCACTACTCATAATGCAGCCGGCAGCCATTAAGCCACGAAAAACCACTCGATAGATGATTAGACTTGAATATACTACGTCAGGAAACATTCGAAAACCCCATGTTATCGGTTATTTAATTGATATTTTCTAGTCGACGCTTTAGGAGCTTCGGTTAAACTGTGGAAGTTGAAGATCGATAAGAAAATAGCATCTTTCCGATTCTCTAATGTATTGGACTTCACTGTTCATAAGAGTTAGAATCTTCCGACACATGCTTAGTACTAAACCTTCTTCGGTTGACCATTGACTGTTGTGAAACATGTCTTGAACTAATTCTGGTGGGAGACCTTCACCAGGAGACAATATCCTTTAAAATGCACATGAAAATACATCAACTTTCAAGTTATATGCAGTTATATACTTATTATAGGACAGGTGAAAATGTTAGCTATTCTAATCAAGGTACAATGTATAATTTACCATTAGCGGAATCTTAGGGTCATTAgctcttaattgaatggttcagaGCTAAATGCTAAACAATTCAGCATTCAGTGCATTTGTTTCTACCTCTGAACACCTATTAAACAACTATAATGGCTTTTATTTATGCAAATGGTTGATAAGGTAATCTTACAGCATTCACACTGTTCACTCAAAATGATTATCAACATGTTATAAACAATCAGAACCTTtaaatcattcagattatgaaccattcagcGCTTAATCATTcaatttatcaaacgcacccttagttggaacaactgaaaatgaaaatgaagTAGAAACCATACCTAAATGCAATATGCGCTATGCTATCTCCATTAGAAGTAAGCTTTAGAGTTGGCCGAACTTGAATTTCCACCCAACCGCCTGGTGATGGCGAATGGCGCGCCATATTTAATAAGAAGTTGGTCAGAACTTGTTGAACTCTTACTCGATCACCATATATGGTCAACGCTTTGACTTCTTCTGGAATATCTCGAATCAGTTGCAAACCTCTATCCATCAGCAGTAACATTACTTGGCTCACTACAGCATCAATTACACTCCCTAGTACAAAATCATGTTTCTCCATCTCTAATGAACTATAATTTgaaagaaaaaaatttaaaaaaaaaagtagaacttacaaaaaaaaaaaaaaaaaggaaggtgTTAAGGGGTCATCCAACTAGACCCAACCCATTTGGACCTATTTTATTTTCTACCCAATTTCACTCTAATTAACCAATTTGCCACATGTAAAAGTTATAGTACTTAATTGATAATTTACCTGTCTTGGATGTTTTCTTTATCAACATCCTTTATGATCTTGAACATTTGTTTCTCACACGCTTCACATGTTTCAACCAATTGTTTTTGATATTCGGTTAAATCCGAAGCTTCCATAACAGAATTCGCAAAACGAATACCACTCAACGGATTCTTGATCTCGTGACAAACGTACGCCAATTCTTTCATTCTCGCGTAACATTTTCTTTCTTGTTGCATTTGTACTTTAATAACTTGTTGCAATTCGGGACTCGCGATTTGCAAGAAACAAAAAGCACCGATCACCTCTCCCGCCATATTCATCCTTTTATTTGCGGTTAAAAGAACTTGCACAAAGTTCCCATTTTTATCAAAGAACGAAAACGGGTATTTATCAGTATCTTGGCCATTGATCGCGTTATGCAAAATGATCATGAATTTTGTCAAAGAATCGGGTCCTTTTAGACGACAAAATCCACCGAAAATCTCACCGACCAATGTTTTTCCGATGATGTCACCTCGGGCCCACCCGGTTAGTTTTTCCATAGCGATGTTCCATTCGGAGCAACACGTGTTTTCGTCGGACGCAAATATTGGTGGAATAAGTTGGTTCGGGTTATGCACGATGGTCTTATAATCGCCTTGAATTTGGACGAATTTGTCCGTTATGACTTTTTGACCCGTGACATCTTGACCCACGAAGCAAACTCCGACTATGTTGTTTGTATAGTCTTTACTTGAACAAGCGTTGACCATTACAAAAACTGCAGTTTCTTCCATTGATGATGAACTGAATGTCTTGAATTTGATTTCAATGTTTTTATCTTCTATACCTAAAAAAACATATTTATACAACTCACTTTCCATAAAAACCAGTAGATTTCGATTCGATTTCGGATGGCACAGTTAATCTGGTTTGTAAAAAAGTTTAAACCTGTGGGTTCTGGTTAAAGTTGTGACTTTTTTGGGTTAAACGGGTTGGGTTGACATGGCACACATTTTTATCTATTTTAATGTTGTTAAAACAAAGTTTTTTGCTAACATTTACACTCTGAGCAATAGTTAAACTTATCATATATAAATGGAAACCAAGTAATTAATCAGTCACTTTCCATGTTTATACAAAGGATTTTTCTAACGACAGCCCAAAACGTGCATAAAAGGTGTTGTACATAAACATTTTGACTTTACAGTAACAACTATTAAATTGTACAATACTTTTATGCACGTTAACGACAGCCTAAACTGCTAAACTGCTGTCCATCTTGCTTTCTTTAACACAGCCAACTAtaaacttaatgggtcaaaattgcaccctCAGTTGGCTTATCTCAGttctcaaattatatttcaaattaaattaaataagtttaattcaATAAATAGGTACCTCTTAACGCACGATGCAAAAGTTTAGCAACAGTTTTTTCTGATTCTTTATACACAAGATCGTAAACCAACGATTTCCCGATAGCATTTTCGACCGATAAACCCGTCAACTCTGCAACCTTTGCGTTCCACCCGTTTATTCGACCGTCAACATCAACCGCAACTATAGGTACATTAGCCGTCTCTATCAACCTAACCATTTCTCGTGCAACCGAACTAAGTTCATTTTCATCAATTTCACAATTAACAACACTTTTTAATTTattttcatcatcttctttaaaCGAATCTCTCAAAATTATCTGTAAAGAATGAATAGCATCCATTTCAGCGTTCTCCCATGGCAAACTTTTGCGTTTCACAACTTCTAAAAACGCGTTAAACGAAGAACGTGGATGCATTCTTTGACCATCATCTTTATCTTCCGGATGATGTTTCGCTCCACCCCATTTTATCTCTTTACCCGTATTCGATCGGaaccaaaataatatatattttgaattaatgAAAATTGTAGCCATACCACAAACCGCGTCCCCGAGGGCAACGGCCCCCGGGTAACCGGCATCGGCTAAACTATCGGTGCTTAAACCGGTTGAGTCATGGTGCACCACGGCTAGCCACTTTACAATATTTTTGATTTGGTTTTCGGTTGGTGTTACACCTAACGGGTAGTACTTTTCTTGTTTATAAAGCGCCGCACCATCACATTTAACCAAATCCATAATGCTCGGGTTTTGGGTCACAATACCCGTAGGTGAATCGCGTAGAATCATATCACATAACAACGTTTGTGTTTTTAAAACATGTTTTTCCAACATTTGAGTGGCTAATTGTAACTCCATTTTCAATTGAAGTCCAAACGCTTGCATAAAGAATTCACACGCGTAACGAAGAGGAAAAGGTATGAATCGAGCCGACGTATGGTGACATACTACTAAACCCCAAAGTCTAGTTGAACCTCTTTGTGTACCATTTTCGTCTTCTAGTCCATTAGTAATAACCGCCATGGCTAACGAAGCTATGGAACCCATGTTAGCCATGTATTGAGCATGGCACCCGTGTGGGGCCCGAAGGGTCGAACCCACCAAGCTCAACGGTTGCATCAACGACTCATCTTGGATCACACGAACAGGTTTCGTGTGACAGTCAACTATCATTCTAACACGGTTTTGTTTAAACAAGAATCTTGAAGCTTGAGGGATATCCGTTGCGGGATAATGTAACCCGATATACGGATCCAAATCGGCCCGTTTACTTTCCGCCACAACTTCACCATGttcatcttcatgaaacttataaaCCATAACTCGATCATAACCCGTGAGCTCCCTCACAATTTGCACCACAGTATCACACAAAAGCTTGATATCGCCACCTGGCAAAGATTGCAAATTTGAAATGGCCCGAACCGCAAGTTTTTGTGATTGAACCGCCCCGGCAATTGATAAAGCCGGGTCTTCGGTTCTTGCGGGCTCCAAATCAATTACAATTCCTACATCAATCCTATGCAAGATTGCATAAAAAGGTTTCCCTGAATTCTTTGAATGGATCCAAAGAGGGTTCAAAAGTGTGATTTCTCTAGCCCTAATTGCCCTTTCTAAAAGCACAGAACTTGAAGGGGTGAAAAGGGTTTTAACATCAGTCCCAATTTTCAATATTTCTTGTTTCTCTATACTTGGAACATATTGTGGGGCTAAACCTAATCTTTCACTAGCATTTTCACTAAAAGCAATTACTTTAAAACTAGAATCATCAATTGCAATCATGCAACCAAATGGTTGAATGTGACCACCTCTTTGAATCTTTGATAAATAAGCAGTAATTTGTTGTTGTTCAGGGATTGATGATTGTGTTGTAGTTTTAAGTGACTCTGAGTAATCAAAAGACTTACCAGAACCACCTGACTGTTCAAAAACAGCATGTAATCTTGCATCAATTGTGAATTGTGCAGTGGCTTTACTTATAGAATCAGCCACCTTTTTGTTTGAAGTTGATGATGGTTGGGTATATAATTTTGAGCCTGTTTTGCTTCTAGAACCCATTTTCTTGAAATAATTTTGAATAAAGATTGAACCTTTTTTGTGTTTTAAATGCTTAAAACAAAAACCCAGATGGTAAATTGATATTTATGGGTACCCATGATGGACTTTTCTACCAACTCTCAGTGCTGCATTTTTTGTTGCTATGAAGTGTGTAATGTGGCCTTTCAAATAGCAACACCCTTTACAATAGCTGATAGATTAAGGTACAAGTTTTTAGGCATGGTGTACATGATATAATGGATGAAGATTTTGTTTTTTAATTTTGGAAATGATGATTGTTATGAAAAAGATGtttactttttattatttaatactaAATACTATGGATTTAATGTTTAAAAGGAGCATCAGATTGTATCTGGTCTGGGACTGTTGTATTGTGTTGACTGTATCTCACCTCAAAAACCTTGTACTGCGTATTTTTTGGCCTTTTCTTTCCCCTTTATTCTATTAAGTTTTTTATACAATACAATTTTTGTTTTTAGTTGCTTTGACATACGACATGCTTTTTGATCAGGATCTATGAAATATTTCATACCCAAAACATTAATTTAGAGACAAGACAATTGGGACCTTGCAGAGAGTTATAAATACAGATAATTATGAAGACCAGTCGTATGTTGACCAACTTTAACTATATTTGACCGATTTTGACCGAGTGTATCGAACTTTGAGCTAATAAGTCCGACTTTAACCGATTGAAGACTTTTGATAGCTTTAATTGAATAGATAAACCTAGTTAGAGGCTATTCGGGTTCTAGTCAAGCTAATTCAAAATTTCAACTAGTCAGCTTATTTGGGGTACTTTTACAATCATGATTTAGTATTTTGTGTTAGGAAGCGATTAGGTGaccctaacaagacttgataacacTCTGTTATCAAATTCACTGACAATAAACGGATTAAAATAAACAAACACGAAGAACGAAAGCAAGAGCATAAAAaaaacacaagaatttaacgtggttatatgcaatcaacGCATCCTTAATCACCGTAGTCATTGCGCTCCCACCTAACTTATAACTCGAGCACTTTGACTTATAGTGACCAACTTGTTAACAATTCTAACACATTACATTCTTGCTCCTTGATGGACTTCTTGATCTAGCTCTTCCCCGACTTCTTGAATCTTTTCTTCTAATCACTTCttgaaatggtgcaccttaaatggctaccatacatgtctatttatagcatagaatattactatgcaagaaatataataataataaaattaacatccaatctagatattttataacactcccccttggatgacaattttattagagaataactagtactgcctcgttaaaaaccttgctaaagaaaacccattgggataaaactttagctaagggaaaaagagtgcagcatagagttgactccccctcaagtaggcaacgtctgagttgttacatcttctgaacatgcctcatgtcaatattatgaacgtgtgttctgaaaatagcagttggcagtgctttggtataaagatcagcagagttgttgattgaacgtatctcattttaatctggttgtcttttacgagatcttgagtatatgagaagaatctgaggttttcatctgaaactgtatcatctaaatcttttatgtacaagtttagcccctgtgatttgtctacagtctccttcatggtttgctcaaacccttgtttcaattcctattctcttgtagtcttttctgagccttaccaacataccattcttttccatcaaacttatgaccgttaagaccgtttatagctttagcacctcgtcagcatttatgttttgttctgtcatttttgatactcttctttcatttgtattatgtaagctgtattatcttcatagatagttgttacgcttttatagcgttctagtccacaagaatcaataatgatttgtatcattgatcttaactaaaatcattcccgagtagcttcatgtaatgcaatcacttcggcatgatttgatgatgttgcaacaagtgtttgttttgagaacgtcatgatattgcggtgcctccatttaggaatacatatccagtttgagatttagctttatgtagatcggataaataatctgcatctgtataaccaaacaaatcttgtttcgagttgttagaataaaataattataaatcagtagttccccgaaggtatcaaactatttgtttgatcccattccaatgtcttttggtaggggctgagctgaaccttgtcaacaaattaactgcaaaagaaatgtcagatcttgtataatctataagatacataagaacctcaattgcactaaaatatagaacttccgatctgttaaaattttcatgatcttcgcagggataaaatagatcagtgtcaatattgagtgatctaacaacaatgagtttgtcattaaaaaaaatgttttaaaatcttttcggtataagttgtttgatgtacaagtaaaccattaggcatatgctcaatttgcaatccaaggtaatacttggttttttcaagatctttcatttcaaaataattctttagaagttgaatgatttcatagatctctttatttgttcatatgatgttaagaacattgacataaacaactacgatctcatatccgaacattgtttttataaaacatacgtgcaaaataagtttatatttatacccttttttttatcaagtagtcatttaatcggttataccacatacgtcccgtttgtataaacccacttagaaatctttgtgatttaatggaatatattcccttgggttttacattagatgcttatgataccttaaccctttaggtatattcatatatatcactattaagtgatccatacagataagtagtaacaacattcatgagatgcatttaaataactaccaggttgattaagtatctaataagtaattgtatccattacaggaggataattttttctcctaattcatttctggtctttgtgggaaatattgagttacaagtctagttttgccttgtaacttcatttgcacatttcttttcggataaaaattcatttgtatcccatacgtttcacatctttaaaagtgataacgattgatccgaaaacttttcttttatcgagcgattctaattcagctcttattgctcctttccattgagctcaatcatgtccattttgtatattcaatgacagattttagttccagatcatcatctttattcatgatgtcattgtaacattatatgaaaatatctcatagagattttagtttcatttcggttccataatattgcataatttatcgcaattttagtatttacatttatcaatatcctctgcagaaggaatattgatttgtggttcttcttgaacactttctcttacctcattatcagctgattttctttttcgaggatttttatcttcggaaccaattgatcttccacgtttgatgcgtggcaaagactcaacagtgacattattgccagcttttggaatttcagttcgagctggagcatttatcgctggtatatatgatttagtcacttttttatatctgtaaatgcataaagtaattaatttacaagttcttgcatatgcattatttttgaactttcgtttcacattcttttgtgcgagttcaatataccttaattgatgttcacatcatgaagcatcattttattttttatttttatttctccccctaatctagggaacaatgttttattaaaatgacaatcagcaaaacgtgctgtaaaaacatcacccatcatgggttcaatatatcttatgattgaagatgttttatatccaaaatatattatcatctttctttgaagaaccattttattgtgttgtggtgatacaattggaacatacactgcacaaccaatgttttaaggtagaaaatatttggctcttggccaaaatcaagtattaagtgaaaatatttacgacttccacatggtataatgcgaattaatgtcgcagcatgtaaatttacatatccacatataaatattgagagatttgtactcattatcaattgtctagttattagctgtaagcgtttatctattgattcagctaaaccaattttgtgtatgcacatgagcaactggatgttcaacaacaatccctgtagatatataatgatcattaaatgcttgagatgttaactcaccagcattatcaagtctcatccttttaatggtgtaatcagaataatgtgttctcaatttaataatttgtgcaagaaactttgcaaatgccatattacggcttgataacatacaaatatgagaccatccgctagatgcgtctattagaacc
The window above is part of the Rutidosis leptorrhynchoides isolate AG116_Rl617_1_P2 chromosome 1, CSIRO_AGI_Rlap_v1, whole genome shotgun sequence genome. Proteins encoded here:
- the LOC139888006 gene encoding phytochrome B-like, which codes for MGSRSKTGSKLYTQPSSTSNKKVADSISKATAQFTIDARLHAVFEQSGGSGKSFDYSESLKTTTQSSIPEQQQITAYLSKIQRGGHIQPFGCMIAIDDSSFKVIAFSENASERLGLAPQYVPSIEKQEILKIGTDVKTLFTPSSSVLLERAIRAREITLLNPLWIHSKNSGKPFYAILHRIDVGIVIDLEPARTEDPALSIAGAVQSQKLAVRAISNLQSLPGGDIKLLCDTVVQIVRELTGYDRVMVYKFHEDEHGEVVAESKRADLDPYIGLHYPATDIPQASRFLFKQNRVRMIVDCHTKPVRVIQDESLMQPLSLVGSTLRAPHGCHAQYMANMGSIASLAMAVITNGLEDENGTQRGSTRLWGLVVCHHTSARFIPFPLRYACEFFMQAFGLQLKMELQLATQMLEKHVLKTQTLLCDMILRDSPTGIVTQNPSIMDLVKCDGAALYKQEKYYPLGVTPTENQIKNIVKWLAVVHHDSTGLSTDSLADAGYPGAVALGDAVCGMATIFINSKYILFWFRSNTGKEIKWGGAKHHPEDKDDGQRMHPRSSFNAFLEVVKRKSLPWENAEMDAIHSLQIILRDSFKEDDENKLKSVVNCEIDENELSSVAREMVRLIETANVPIVAVDVDGRINGWNAKVAELTGLSVENAIGKSLVYDLVYKESEKTVAKLLHRALRGIEDKNIEIKFKTFSSSSMEETAVFVMVNACSSKDYTNNIVGVCFVGQDVTGQKVITDKFVQIQGDYKTIVHNPNQLIPPIFASDENTCCSEWNIAMEKLTGWARGDIIGKTLVGEIFGGFCRLKGPDSLTKFMIILHNAINGQDTDKYPFSFFDKNGNFVQVLLTANKRMNMAGEVIGAFCFLQIASPELQQVIKVQMQQERKCYARMKELAYVCHEIKNPLSGIRFANSVMEASDLTEYQKQLVETCEACEKQMFKIIKDVDKENIQDSSLEMEKHDFVLGSVIDAVVSQVMLLLMDRGLQLIRDIPEEVKALTIYGDRVRVQQVLTNFLLNMARHSPSPGGWVEIQVRPTLKLTSNGDSIAHIAFRILSPGEGLPPELVQDMFHNSQWSTEEGLVLSMCRKILTLMNSEVQYIRESERCYFLIDLQLPQFNRSS